The Thermodesulfobacteriota bacterium genome includes the window GGTAACGGTAGATGGGCCAAGATGAGAAATCTTCCAAGAATAGAAGGACACATAAACGGTCTGGAATCTGCGAAAGAGATTGTGAGAACAACAAGAGAACTTAACATACCTTACCTCACCCTTTACGCTTTTTCAAAAGAGAACTGGCAGAGACCAAAAAGCGAGATAGATCGACTTATCGAGCTTATGGGTGTCTACTTGGATAGGGAACTGCCATCGATGATGGAGAACGACATAAGATTTAAAGCAATAGGAGAGATTGAAGATTTTCCCGAAGAGATACAAAAAAAGCTTTTTTTTGTTATGGAAAAGACACAGCATAACAAAACCTTGACCCTTATCGTTGCCCTAAGTTACAGTGGGAGGCGAGAGATCATTCGGGCTGTAAAAAGAATTCTTGAAGAGTTTAGGTTGGGAAAAATAAGCGAGATAGACGAAGAAACTTTTAAAAAATACCTCTACACAGAAGATATCCCCGATCCCGACTTACTCATAAGAACTAGCGGAGAAAAGAGACTTAGCAATTTTTTGCTTTACCAGATGGCTTACACCGAGATATACGTCACTGACACTCTATGGCCCGACTTCAGAAGAAAAGAATACTTAGAAGCTCTTATGGACTACTCAAGAAGGGAGAGAAGATTCGGAAGAATAAAGGAAGATTAAGGTGAGCGATCTTAGATCAAGACTATTGGGTGCCGCAATCTTTGGACCAATCGTAATATCTGCCTTTTATTTTTTACCCCTTTTTCCGTTCTTTTTATTTATGTGT containing:
- a CDS encoding isoprenyl transferase, producing MEISKLPKHVAIIMDGNGRWAKMRNLPRIEGHINGLESAKEIVRTTRELNIPYLTLYAFSKENWQRPKSEIDRLIELMGVYLDRELPSMMENDIRFKAIGEIEDFPEEIQKKLFFVMEKTQHNKTLTLIVALSYSGRREIIRAVKRILEEFRLGKISEIDEETFKKYLYTEDIPDPDLLIRTSGEKRLSNFLLYQMAYTEIYVTDTLWPDFRRKEYLEALMDYSRRERRFGRIKED